From the candidate division KSB1 bacterium genome, one window contains:
- a CDS encoding peptidylprolyl isomerase — protein sequence MNMTISGPGRRSRLIFAICCKSLLLVAGTATGGWAASGDVSKDGRSQHAALLPAGSDTVVVARIGNLPLTAEEFLLSFAFGPAFVKRHDNPREHHLELMVNEKLVALAGYARGLADDPEVVSRLHEIEGDLATEELYRDDILSQIVVEQEELAAAIKKERLHLELQWLFAPNRTALADQLDQLSQGVPFDTLFHRQLNDSVLIANRSLATTRFRLEASNPEMASVVDTLPPGRPSAPIAAPDGFYLVRLTSVWTNPILTQTEQAGLQQAVQRVLRRRRAEALSERYINDLMRQQNPVIDRQTFNLLRALLGKTVLPPEKYHAWNLRGKLLSEAGALDSLVIDRYHGQSLVRLRDDDLLLGEFWTWYQNRRPYLRCETDSPQRFFVSLKQMVWRSVRDKLLIDRARQRGLQFRPAVRKQKQWWEHKLVYAKMKQEMLATVHLTDEQIKEFYRQNPGRYREQKGQIPPYEKVAEKVRQDCYAAECAKTLLRTLEILRTQYPVQVNRAALEALPDGAAPDPRAFDLITAKTGGIFPRPAIPTIDFDWKPRP from the coding sequence GCCGGCACCGCCACGGGTGGCTGGGCGGCATCTGGTGACGTCAGCAAAGACGGCCGCTCGCAACATGCCGCGCTGCTGCCCGCCGGCAGCGACACCGTCGTCGTGGCGCGCATCGGCAATCTTCCGCTCACCGCCGAAGAATTTCTGTTGAGCTTTGCCTTCGGCCCGGCGTTCGTCAAGCGGCATGACAATCCCCGCGAGCACCATCTCGAGTTGATGGTCAATGAAAAACTGGTGGCGCTCGCCGGCTATGCCCGCGGCCTGGCAGATGATCCGGAAGTCGTGAGCAGGCTGCATGAAATCGAAGGTGATCTGGCCACCGAAGAGCTGTATCGCGATGACATTCTGAGTCAAATTGTCGTTGAACAGGAGGAGCTGGCAGCGGCCATCAAAAAAGAACGCTTGCATCTTGAACTGCAGTGGCTGTTCGCACCGAATCGTACGGCGCTCGCCGACCAGCTCGACCAGCTCTCGCAGGGCGTGCCGTTTGACACGCTTTTTCACCGCCAGCTCAACGACTCGGTGCTCATTGCAAACCGTTCTCTCGCAACCACCCGCTTTCGCCTGGAGGCTTCGAATCCCGAAATGGCAAGTGTCGTGGACACGCTCCCGCCTGGCAGGCCGTCAGCGCCAATCGCAGCTCCGGATGGATTCTATCTCGTGCGGCTCACCAGCGTCTGGACGAATCCGATCCTGACGCAAACGGAGCAGGCCGGGCTGCAACAAGCTGTGCAGCGTGTGCTGCGCCGGCGCCGGGCGGAGGCACTGTCGGAGCGCTACATCAACGACCTGATGCGACAGCAAAATCCCGTCATTGACCGGCAAACGTTCAACCTCCTGCGCGCCCTTCTCGGCAAAACCGTGCTGCCACCGGAAAAATACCACGCCTGGAATCTGAGAGGGAAATTGCTGTCGGAAGCCGGGGCTCTTGATTCACTCGTGATCGACCGTTATCATGGTCAAAGCCTGGTGCGGCTGCGGGACGATGATTTGCTGCTGGGCGAGTTTTGGACCTGGTATCAAAACCGCCGCCCGTACCTGCGCTGCGAGACGGATTCGCCGCAGCGTTTCTTCGTGTCGCTCAAGCAAATGGTCTGGCGCAGCGTGCGGGACAAATTGCTCATCGACCGGGCACGGCAAAGAGGATTGCAGTTCCGGCCCGCGGTTCGCAAACAGAAACAATGGTGGGAGCACAAGCTGGTTTATGCCAAAATGAAGCAGGAAATGCTCGCGACCGTCCACCTCACGGATGAACAAATAAAAGAGTTTTACCGGCAAAACCCCGGCCGCTATCGCGAGCAAAAGGGGCAAATTCCGCCTTATGAGAAAGTGGCGGAAAAAGTGCGCCAGGATTGCTACGCGGCGGAATGTGCGAAAACCCTGTTGCGCACGCTCGAGATTTTGCGAACGCAATACCCGGTGCAGGTCAATCGCGCCGCGCTGGAGGCCCTGCCCGATGGTGCCGCGCCGGACCCCCGAGCCTTTGACCTGATCACTGCGAAGACGGGCGGCATCTTTCCCCGTCCCGCGATCCCCACGATCGATTTCGACTGGAAGCCCCGGCCATGA